The following coding sequences are from one Argonema galeatum A003/A1 window:
- a CDS encoding DUF3593 domain-containing protein, producing the protein MMFHLSKEALFALSLFPYLGFLWFLTRSGQTPRLALIGFYMTLVFVGVTIPAGIYAKIGYGKSLADVDWLHGGAEFFLTLSNILVVLGFRRAVIEIERSPKEKI; encoded by the coding sequence ATGATGTTTCATCTTTCCAAAGAAGCCCTGTTCGCCCTATCTCTGTTTCCCTACCTGGGTTTTTTGTGGTTTCTCACCCGTTCGGGACAAACACCGCGTTTAGCTTTGATTGGATTTTATATGACGTTGGTTTTTGTCGGCGTCACTATCCCCGCCGGGATTTATGCCAAAATTGGATATGGCAAGTCTTTAGCTGATGTCGATTGGCTGCATGGCGGCGCGGAGTTCTTCTTGACGCTCTCCAATATTTTGGTTGTGCTAGGCTTCAGACGAGCGGTGATTGAGATCGAGCGATCGCCAAAAGAGAAAATATAA